The Sulfitobacter sp. SK011 genome contains the following window.
GAGGAACCGGCCTTTGCCATCCATTGAGATACGCACGTTTGAGCGCCGCAATCTGTCCGTCCAGGCAAACGACGTGAACTGGCTGCCTTGGTCCGTGTTCATGATCTCAGGCGGGCCGAACTTGTGGATCGCTTCGTTCAACGTATCGACGCAAAACCCTGCCTCCAGCGTGTTTGAGATGCGCCAAGCCAGTACCTTGCGGGTGTGCCAGTCCATGATTGCCACAAGATACAAGAACCCGCGCCGCATTGGCAGATATGTGATGTCGGCGCACCAAACCTGATTGGGCCGATCAACGCGAAGGCCGCGTAACAGGTAGGGGTAAATCTTGTGCCCCTTTGCGGCTTTGCTGGTGTTGGGCTTCTGGTAAACCGGCATAAGGCCCATCAACCGCATCAGACGTCTGATCCGCTTCTCATTGACCACGTGATCATCATTACGCAGATGCCATGTCATCTGACGCACACCGTAAAACGGGGCCTCCAGAAACTGCTTATCGATCAGGCGCATCGGATCGAGGTTCATTTCGCTCTCGCCCTTCGCTTCATAATAAAACGACGACCGCGAGATCGACAGCAACGCACATTGCTTGCCAACCGACAGGCCAGGCAGGTTCGGTTCAATCATCTCGCGCCTCACTTGCCGGTCCAGTGTTTGAGCTTTCTGGCAAAAAAATCGTTGGCAACGGCCAGCTCCCCGATCTTCGAGTGCAGGTCTTTGACCTGCTCTTCATCAACTTCCGGTGCTTTCCGGCCGCCGCGCTCAAATACACCAGACGCGCCCTCAAGCAGAGCCCGCTTCCACTGATGGATCATCGTCGGGTGCACCCCGAACCGACTGGCCAACTCGCTGACCGTCTCTTCGCCTTTCAGCGCTTCCCACGCCACCTTGGCCTTAAACTCTGGGTGATGTTGCTTCCGTTTCGATCCGCGCCTTATCTTCCCATGGTGAACTTTTACCTTGCCTCGTTTCAAAGCGGGAAAATCGATGGTGAAGAAGTACGGCGGCGTGCTTTGTTCGCCGCCGAAAAAGTTGCGACAATTGAGGATGACGAAAACCCCAAGTCTCAGTGAGCTACCCCCCGAAATTCGGACACTGACGTAAGCTGCAATTTATTGTCTGCTGATCTTCAACATGAATAGCCCCTAGTTCCCTAGACACCTTCTTGGTTCACATTTTGCTGTCTGTTTTCGAAGTCGACGGGCGACAGCATCCCGTTTCTGGTATGTTTGCGTTTCGGGTTATAGAACATTTCGATGTAGTCGAAGATGTCGCGTCTAGCATCCTCACGAGTTTTGTAGGTCCGACGGCGAACGCGCTCACGTTTGAGTAGGTTGAAGAAGCTTTCGGCGACAGCGTTGTCATGGCAATTGCCGCGCCTGCTCATGGAATGCTCAATGTTGTGGGCCCTTAGAAACGCCGCCCAATCTCGGCTGGTGTATTGCGAACCTTGGTCTGTGTGGATCAGGATCGGTTGCTTGGGCTTGCGTCGCCAAACGGCCATGAGCAGGGCTTGCAACACGAGGTCTGTGGGCTGCCGTGATTGTGTCGCCCAACCGATGACACGTCGTGAGTATAAGTCGATGACGACGGCTAGATACAAGAACCCTTCGCAGGTCTTAATGTAGGTAATATCTGACACCCATGCGGTATCTGGTGCTGCCACATCAAACTGCCGGTCTAGCGTATTATCGACGACGACAGATGGTTTGCCGCCATACGTCCCAGGCCTGCGCTTGTAGCCGATCTGAGCTTGGACACCTGCCAAACGGGCCAGTCTGGCAATACGATTTGGGCAACTGGTCTCGCCTTGTTCAACGAGATCATCATGAAGCTTGCGATACCCATAAACCTTGCCACTGTCCTTCCACGCATCTTTGAGCAGCTTGGTTTGGCGGGCATCCTCATGCGCACGGTGGCTTAATGGATTCTTAATCCATGCATAGAACCCGCTGGGATGGATGTTGAGGCAGCGACACATCCTGCGCACCGAATACTGAGGGCGATGCTCGGCCACGAACGCGTACTTCATCTTGCATCCTTGGCGAAGTACGCGGCTGCCTTTTTTAGGATATCGCGCTCCTCCGTCATCCGCGCCAGCTCACGCTTGAGCCTGCGGTTCTCAGCT
Protein-coding sequences here:
- a CDS encoding IS3 family transposase (programmed frameshift) produces the protein MGKPDFSEDFKRDAVHQITARGYAVREVSERLGVSTYSLYKWMKLYAKAASQASSVDHEAENRRLKRELARMTEERDILKKAGRVLRQGCKMKYAFVAEHRPQYSVRRMCRCLNIHPSGFYAWIKNPLSHRAHEDARQTKLLKDAWKDSGKVYGYRKLHDDLVEQGETSCPNRIARLARLAGVQAQIGYKRRPGTYGGKPSVVVDNTLDRQFDVAAPDTAWVSDITYIKTCEGFLYLAVVIDLYSRRVIGWATQSRQPTDLVLQALLMAVWRRKPKQPILIHTDQGSQYTSRDWAAFLRAHNIEHSMSRRGNCHDNAVAESFFNLLKRERVRRRTYKTREDARRDIFDYIEMFYNPKRKHTRNGMLSPVDFENRQQNVNQEGV